The Macaca fascicularis isolate 582-1 chromosome 1, T2T-MFA8v1.1 genome includes a window with the following:
- the LOC102134981 gene encoding late cornified envelope protein 2D yields MSCQQNQQQCQPPPKCPPKCTPKCPPKCPPKCPPQCPAPCSPAVSSCCGPSSGGCCGPSSGGCCSSGSGGCCVSHHRPRLFHRRRHQSPDCCESEPSGGSGCCHSSGGCC; encoded by the coding sequence ATGTCTTGCCAGCAAAACCAGCAGCAGTGCCAGCCCCCTCCCAAGTGTCCTCCCAAGTGTACCCCAAAATGTCCACCTAAGTGTCCTCCCAAATGCCCACCCCAGTGCCCAGCTCCATGTTCCCCTGCAGTCTCTTcctgctgtggtcccagctctgggggctgctgtggtcccagctctggGGGTTGCTGCAGCtctgggagtggtggctgctgcgtgagccaccacaggcCCCGTCTCTTCCACCGGCGCCGGCACCAGAGCCCAGATTGCTGTGAGAGTGAACCTTCTGGGGGCTCTGGCTGCTgccacagttctgggggctgctgctga
- the LOC102135348 gene encoding late cornified envelope protein 2B, whose translation MSCQQNQQQCQPPPKCPPKCTPKCPPKCPPKCPPQCPAPCSPAVSSCCGPSSGGCCSSGIGGCCVSHHRPRLFHRRRHQSPDCCESEPSGGSGCCHSSGSCC comes from the coding sequence ATGTCTTGCCAGCAAAACCAGCAGCAGTGCCAGCCCCCTCCCAAGTGTCCTCCCAAGTGTACTCCAAAATGTCCACCTAAGTGTCCTCCCAAATGCCCACCCCAGTGCCCAGCTCCATGTTCCCCTGCAGTCTCTTcctgctgtggtcccagctctggGGGTTGCTGCAGTTCTGGGATTGGTGGCTgctgcgtgagccaccacaggcCCCGTCTCTTCCACCGGCGCCGGCACCAGAGCCCAGATTGCTGTGAGAGTGAACCTTCTGGGGGCTCTGGCTGCTGCCACAGCTCTGGGAGCTGCTGCTGA
- the LOC102135859 gene encoding late cornified envelope protein 2D encodes MSCQQNQQQCQPPPKCPPKCTPKCLPKCPPKCPPQCPAPCSPAVSSCCGPSSGGCCGPSSGGCCSSGSGGCCVSHHRPRLFHRRRHQSPDCCESEPSGGSGCCHSSGGCC; translated from the coding sequence ATGTCTTGCCAGCAAAACCAGCAGCAGTGCCAGCCTCCTCCCAAGTGTCCTCCCAAGTGTACCCCAAAATGTCTACCTAAGTGTCCTCCCAAATGCCCACCCCAGTGCCCAGCTCCATGTTCCCCTGCAGTCTCTTcctgctgtggtcccagctctgggggctgctgtggtcccagctctggGGGTTGCTGCAGCtctgggagtggtggctgctgcgtgagccaccacaggcCCCGTCTCTTCCACCGGCGCCGGCACCAGAGCCCAGATTGCTGTGAGAGTGAACCTTCTGGGGGCTCTGGCTGCTGCCACAGCTCTGGGGGCTGCTGTTGA